TCCCATTCCAGTTGAAACGTCCAACCATATCAAGGTTTAACATCCAGGCAATTTCTTCTTTTCTGAAATCAGGGGAATTACAGAAGTTTTTAGAACCAAAAAGGCCTTTTTCTTCTGCACCAAATGCGATAAACAGAACATTGTATTTCAGATCCGGCTGAACAGAGGCCCACCTTGCCAGTTCCATAATGGCGGCAGTTCCGCTGGCATTGTCATCAGCACCGTTATGTATCTTTGGCTCTCCCACTTTTGGGTCTTTCACTCCCGGTGTTCCTACGTGATCATAATGCGCACCAACGATAATGGTCTTAGCAGCTCCCTTGTTGAGATAGCCAGCAACATTATAGGCTGCAGGTCTTGTACGGTTTATTTTAACAAGTAAAGTAGCTTTGGGGTGATCTAGTTTTTTGATCTGATTTGCAAGACTCATTGAAACATATACAACTGGTACTTTAAAGTCAGATGTAGAATCAGCAAAAAACAAAAGGTTGCGGAACTCCGAATTCTTACCATTATATAGTATGATGGCTGCAACACCTTGACCAGCAATCGATTCTATACTATCAAGTTTCTGTCGGATCGCTTTCTGACTCATTTTCTTCCTGCCTTTCAGATCGAATAAAATGGCTTTACCAGTCGCATCTTTTAGATCTGTGCTTTCACTGTCATAGATTTCAACCTCATTGATTTCACCATCGGCTGACCCGGCAACGGCACCAAAGTCGACCCCACTTTTGTATTGTATTCCATTGATTGCCAATTTTCCTTCCTGAAACTGGTAATTCTGGAAATTGAATTTTTTCAGGTAAGATCCATCATTGCTATGAAAAGGGACCAGTCCGGACTTTTTAAAAGATTCTGCTATATAAGTCGCAGCCATTAACTCATAAGGAGAGCCGGCTTCACGGCCAAACATTGAATCATGTGCCAGGGCACCAATATCCTGACGAAGGTTCTGTTCTATGCCGGAAATATTCTGTGCTGTTGAAACACTTATTCCCAGAAAGGGAAGAATTGCCAGAAAAATAAACTTAGAAAATCTTACCATAAACCTTGGAATATAAATCAAACCCATTCGCTCTTTATAGGCTGTGAATTTAGTTTTTTTGAAGGCTCAACGTTGTTTTTAAAGACACTAATTTTATTGATAAATACAGACTGATATCTGATGATACTTTCCTGTGTGCCGGCGACTCTCATTTTTCGATGATTTCTATCCGCTGATTTTCAATTATGCTTACTTTTGGAGGCATTACGGATCAGGCAGGCCATATTCCCAGGATACTTAAGGAATGAATAAAATCAGGAAAAGTTTTCAGGCAATCTTCAGCATTCTCAGAAATCCATATCTCCTTAACCTCGTATTGGAAGATAATGATCGCTGGCAGAATTATTTAAAAAAGAACCACTCACAGACAGGACAACTCCCTCAACTGAATTTCCTTGACCTTTTCGGTCCTTTCACCGACAAAGTGGAACCTTTCCTATTCCTGGATGGCGGCTCCCTCCCTACCGATCTTGCTTTGCTCAGGGCTCTTGCCGGAAAGGTTCAGGCAAAATCGTATTTTGAAATAGGTACCTGGAGGGGTGAAAGCGTTGCAAATGTCAGTCCGGTTGTGGCTGAGTGTATGACCATGGATCTGCCGGATGAAGAAAAAAGAGCTTTGGGTATGACTGAAGAATATATCCTTCAACATGCGGTTTTATCAAAGCACCTGGCAAATGTGCAACACCTGAAAGCAAACTCCTTTAGTTTTGATTTCAGCAAGTTGAATAAAAAATTTGACCTGGTCTTTATCGATGGGGATCATCACTATGAGGGAGTCCTGAATGATACCCGTAAGGTTTTTTCAAATCTGCTGCACGAAAATTCTGTAGTGGTATGGCATGATTATGCTTTTAATCCGGAAAAGGTACGATATGAAGTGTTATCCGCCATCCTCGATGGAACAGATCCCTCGAAACACGGACATCTCTTCCATGTAGCCAATACACTTTGTGCCGTTTATCTGCCAAATTTCAAGTCACCGGCTAGAAATCAAAAGGTATCTTTCAGGGTCGATTTAACAGTCAAATAGAAATTCTAAAACAATTTTCGCCAATCTTTCAGCCTGGTAAAATCATCCTGGGTTATAAGCAAATCCTTATACCATCCCTGGTATTCCTTTGCAAAGAACCAAAGGAATAACACAGAGGTAAATACATAGGAAATGGAGGTTGCCAAACCTGCTCCTGAAATACCAAATGAAGGAATGAGCATGAAATACAGCAGAACTGAGATAACCAGGCCTGCGGAAGATATTCGTGTATTTACATAATACCGGCCCGTCCCGGAATAATAATGACCGAGTAAAATGGAAAAATTATAAATCAGCACCCCTGGCACCAGCGTCCAGATAACCTGTTTAACCTCTCCAAACCCGGGTCCAAAAATAAAACTATAGGCAGAAACCGGCAGCACCAGTAATGGTATCATCAGAATAAGGCTCAAAAGGAATCCAAGTTTGATCAATTTCATGGTCATACCGGCTGACTTTTCTCTATCATCAGAATTGGCCACCCATGAGTATTGTACCAGTGACATACTCTTTGCAATAAGCCAGATGGACTCAGCTATGGAAATACCATTACCAAATACACCCACTGCAGCCAACCCTTTATACTCGCCGAGAACATAATAACTAAGCCGGAAACTTAACAGTTGGGTAATGTGCGCTACCTGGTTCTGAAGGCCATACCTGAACATCTGACTGACAACAGGCAGAAACTGAATAATGGGGAACAATTTCAAGCCTGCTAAATACTCCCTGACCTGGAATGTACTTATCAGCAAACATAACCCAAGGGAAACATAGAGTGAAATTATATAGGCATTTACCGACATCAAGCCAAACCCCAGGAAAGACACCAGCAGTGAAATCACCAGTATTACCGACTGCAACCAGACCAGTTGATTTGATTCTTTGATCCTCTGTTTCCCAATCAGCAAATTGGAATGAATACTCATGAATGAATTGATCACAGCCAGTATGCTGATATGTAGAACAAACTCTGCCTCCACCAGTCCTGTGAAGTAAAGGACTATACAGGATGCAACTCCCATGAGCAATGTCCAGGCATAGGAAGGGACAAGCAAAAGATAAGCTTCAAAGCGAGGTACCAGGTATACCAATGTTGCCCCACCCACCAGGTTGGAAAAAATAAGGATGAAGCTGATGGTCGTAATAATAATACTCTGGCTCCCCTTCCCTTCCGGACCAAGATATCTCGATAACAGGACGGCGATCAACAGG
This genomic interval from Bacteroidales bacterium contains the following:
- a CDS encoding M20/M25/M40 family metallo-hydrolase; this encodes MVRFSKFIFLAILPFLGISVSTAQNISGIEQNLRQDIGALAHDSMFGREAGSPYELMAATYIAESFKKSGLVPFHSNDGSYLKKFNFQNYQFQEGKLAINGIQYKSGVDFGAVAGSADGEINEVEIYDSESTDLKDATGKAILFDLKGRKKMSQKAIRQKLDSIESIAGQGVAAIILYNGKNSEFRNLLFFADSTSDFKVPVVYVSMSLANQIKKLDHPKATLLVKINRTRPAAYNVAGYLNKGAAKTIIVGAHYDHVGTPGVKDPKVGEPKIHNGADDNASGTAAIMELARWASVQPDLKYNVLFIAFGAEEKGLFGSKNFCNSPDFRKEEIAWMLNLDMVGRFNWNGKNNLFVLGLGSSRTWNKILKSMGKGDFKFKKTKGAPAFSDHHPFLEKGIPVIYFTTGLHDDYHKPIDDAEWINYNGEAHIVDYLQTLILKMQSVTPPEFKKISFFHQVGAVFKIFIFK
- a CDS encoding polysaccharide biosynthesis C-terminal domain-containing protein — translated: MLKKIIHTFGIRAFSAVINLLIAVLLSRYLGPEGKGSQSIIITTISFILIFSNLVGGATLVYLVPRFEAYLLLVPSYAWTLLMGVASCIVLYFTGLVEAEFVLHISILAVINSFMSIHSNLLIGKQRIKESNQLVWLQSVILVISLLVSFLGFGLMSVNAYIISLYVSLGLCLLISTFQVREYLAGLKLFPIIQFLPVVSQMFRYGLQNQVAHITQLLSFRLSYYVLGEYKGLAAVGVFGNGISIAESIWLIAKSMSLVQYSWVANSDDREKSAGMTMKLIKLGFLLSLILMIPLLVLPVSAYSFIFGPGFGEVKQVIWTLVPGVLIYNFSILLGHYYSGTGRYYVNTRISSAGLVISVLLYFMLIPSFGISGAGLATSISYVFTSVLFLWFFAKEYQGWYKDLLITQDDFTRLKDWRKLF
- a CDS encoding class I SAM-dependent methyltransferase — its product is MNKIRKSFQAIFSILRNPYLLNLVLEDNDRWQNYLKKNHSQTGQLPQLNFLDLFGPFTDKVEPFLFLDGGSLPTDLALLRALAGKVQAKSYFEIGTWRGESVANVSPVVAECMTMDLPDEEKRALGMTEEYILQHAVLSKHLANVQHLKANSFSFDFSKLNKKFDLVFIDGDHHYEGVLNDTRKVFSNLLHENSVVVWHDYAFNPEKVRYEVLSAILDGTDPSKHGHLFHVANTLCAVYLPNFKSPARNQKVSFRVDLTVK